The Bacteroidales bacterium genome segment GATTTGCTAAACCTGTGGTTTACAAAAAGCCGGTGGTTGGTGTAATTTCAACGGGTGACGAGTTGGTTGAATCTGATGTTAATCCCGCCATTTCACAGATCAGAAACAGCAACTCAACCCAGACGATTGCCCAAATTATCACCGCAGGAGCCGAATTTCGTTATTTCGGAATTGCCAGGGACACTGAAGCAGACACCCGCGAAAAAATAGGTGCAGCACTTTCCAACACCGACATCGTTATCCTCACGGGGGGTGTTTCGATGGGTGAATTTGATTATGTGCCAAAGGTTCTGCAAGACCTTGGGATCACGATACGGTTTAAAAGTATAGCTGTTCAACCCGGGCGACCTACAGTTTTTGGAGTGAAAGAGCATAAATATATTTTCGGGTTGCCGGGGAACCCGGTCTCCTCTTTCGTACAATTTGAATTGCTTGTAAAACCTCTGATCCACAAATTAATGGGGCACGATTACCAGCCATCTATGATCACCCTCCCGATGGGCGAAACGTACACAAGAAAAAAAACCACCCGCAAAACCCTGATGCCTGTTTATTTCAAAGACGGACTGGTGTTCCCTGTCGAATACCACGGATCGGCGCATATTCATGCTTTTGTGGCTGCGCAGGGCATCCTGGCCATCGAAATCGGAAAAACAACCTTGTTGAAAGGAGAATTGGTTGATGTACGACAAATTTAGGCGAAAGATAAACTACCTGCGCATTTCGGTCACCGACAAATGTAACCTGAGATGTACCTATTGCATGCCGGCTGAAGGGATCAAACTATTGCGCCATGAGGACATCCTGAATTTCGATGAGATTGTCGAATTGACTAAAACCGCCGTTGCGCTTGGCGTTGACAAAGTCAGGATTACCGGTGGAGAACCCCTGGTGCGAAAAGGGATTATTGACCTGGTGCGGATGATTGGTGAAATAGAGGGAATTAAAGATTTTGCCATGACAACCAACGGTACATTGCTTTCCAAATTTGCCAACGACCTTGTAAAATCCGGTCTGCAAAGGGTAAACATCAGTCTAGATACACTCGACCCCGAAAGATACCTGCAAATCACCCGTTTTGGGAATATTGAAGATGTCTTTGCAGGAATTGAAGCAGCAAAAGTTGCCGGTCTATTACCTATCAAGATCAACTGTGTGGTTAAAGAGTCGTCGGATGAACCGGATGCAATAGCCATTAAAGAATTCTGCAAAAAAAATGATTTGAAAGTCCGGTTTATTAAAGAGATGAATCTCGAAACCGGAAATTTCAGTGTTGTGGAAGGTGGCGATGGCGGCAATTGTGCGCTCTGCAACCGGCTCAGGCTGACCTCCGACGGGAAAATTTTACCCTGCCTTTTCAGCGATCTTGGTTATGATGTCCGCGAACTTGGCGCAGAACTGGCACTGCGCCTGGCCATAGTGGATAAACCTGAATCTGGAACTGTGAACCATTTGAAACAATTCAGCAATATTGGCGGTTAATAAATAAGTTTGAACAAAACAACCATGGAAAACCAACTTTCGCATATCGACGAAGCCGGCAAAGCCAGCATGGTGGATGTGGCTCATAAGCCCGACCAGGTGCGCACTGCAACCGCCACCGGGTTCATCCGTCTTGCCCCGGAAACCGTCGAACTGATCCGGCAGAACCAGATGAAAAAAGGAGATGTACTCACAATAGCTGAAATTGCCGGAATACAGGGCGGAAAGCGCACCAGTGAACTCATCCCCCTTTGCCACCCCCTGGCCATAACCAAAATAGACATTAAAACCGAACTTAAAAAAGACGGCGTCGCTGTAACAGCTTTTGCCAAATGCACCGGTAAAACCGGAATCGAAATGGAAGCCCTCACGGCTGTTAGCATCGCCCTGCTCACTATTTACGATATGTGCAAAGCAGTGGACAAGCAGATGGTCATTTCAGACATTAGACTGATCGAAAAAACCAAAGCCTGACAAACGAAGTGAATTTGACTTTCATTAGAAAAATAGCACTGATCCTCATCATTGCATCGCCCCAGCTGCTTTGGTCACAGCTTAATGTTGAGCATTTCATGAATAAAGGGATGCGGGAATTGGTTGATGAAAAATATACTGAAGCCATCCAAACATTCAACATCTTAATCCGCGCGCGGCCTGACCTTTCCGAACCCCACATTCTCCGCGGACGTGCAAAACTTTCGCTGGGCGATCTGAAAGGCGCCGAATTTGATTTTACCCGCGCCATTATGCTCGATAGCTACAACCCGGAAGCCTATTACTACAGAGGTGTAGTGAATTCGAACCTATACGACTACCACAGCGCCCTCGATGATTTTCGCAAATCGCTCGAACGAAGGCCAAATAATCCAAATGTGCTCTTTAGCCGCGGCATGACGAAAATCAGGATGAAAGATTATGCAGGGGCAATCAATGATTTTGATACCCTTATCTTATTCCGCCCCGACATCGAGCAGGCTTACCTCAACCGGGCCATCGCCAAAGGGTTGAATGGCGATTTTGATGCTGCCATTAAAGATTGTAACCAGGCCATCAGGATGAACATCTATTTTGTGGATGCTTTTATCCGGCGTGGGCTTTTCCGCAAAGAAGCCGGACAATTGGATGAGGCTGTTCTGGATTTTGACCAGGCCATCAAACTGGATGAAAAAAATCCACTGACCTATTTTTATCGTGGTGCATTACTTATCAATAAAGGAGATACTGCAGCTGCGCTCCGCGATTTTGATAAAGTACTGAAGATTGATCCGTTCAACGACCTGACTTATTACAACAGGGCGCTGATCAAAGCCAGCAGGGAAGACTACCGGGGGGCGCTCAATGACTTTGATCAGGTGCTGAAAATTAACCCCAATAACGTCTTTACCTGGTACAACAGGGCATGGGTGAATACTAAACTGGAAGACTACGATGCAGCCATCCGGGATTTCTCCGGAGCCATAGATCTTTTCCCCGATTTCGCGGCAGCGTATATGGGAAGAGCCTCTGCAAAGCAGGAACTCAAAGACCTGAAAGGGGCAAATGAGGATTACGAGTTGGCCATGGCTATTATTGATGCTGTGAATGATGGTGATGACTTCGGGTCAATCAATGAGTTTTATAAAGCGGATTCTACCTATTTGAAAAGGATTATTGAATTTGAGGCCGACTTCAATGCATTCAACCCTGAAGATGGCCGGATTCAGCATCAGCGCGTGCTCATCGAACTCAGGCCAAATATTATGATCCTTTATTATGACACGAAAAAGTTAATGGCTGATCAGCAACGGACCGGTTACAACTATAAACCTATAAACACATTCCGCTACAATGACGAAACCTATTCGCTTGGCATTACACCCGGAAATGTAAATCTAAATCCACGGGACGCTCAGCGAATTTCGAACAGAGTGGACAGCATCATGTATTTCAATCCGTTTGATGCAGACAACTACTTTATCAAGGGCACACTAAACTGGATGATCTTGAACTACAGCGAGGCACTTACAGCATTTGACCGTGTCATTGAACTGATGCCTGATTATGCAGAGGCCTTTTTCAACCGTGCCAACGTCCGTTTCGAGTTCATCGAGCATCAGTATTCGCTCGATCAAACCGATCCGACAATCATTCTTTTAATGGATGGATCAACTGTTACTCAAACTGAGCGCGAGCAGGAGATACCCGATTTTGGACCGGTGCTGGAAGATTATAACAGGGTAATCGAACTGAACCCGGGTATGAGTTTTGCCTATTACAACCGTGGAAATATCAAAAACAGGATGCGCGACTTCGACGGCGCCATAAAAGACTATACTATCGCCACCGCCCTGAACCCTGAATTCGCGGAAGCTTTTTATAATCGTGCGCTGACACTGATTTACCAGAAACAAAACCATGAGGCCTGCTTCGACCTGAGTAAAGCCGGTGAACTGGGTATTCCAGAAGCCTATAACGTGATAAAACGGTACTGTAAAGACTGACAAAATTAAGGAGTTGCACATGAAGGAAAAGTAATGGTACTTTCCTGTAAAACCTTGATCATGTAAGCTTTTCCCGGTATGAAATGACCAATCCCATAAATCCCCTGTTCAGGCCAGATTACATTGTTACCGCCAATTTCTGTAATGATAACCAGGTTACTTCCTAATTGTGAAATGATGGAAGAAGCTGAAACATTACACCCCGAAAGTACGGGCATTATGCTCCAACCCACAGGAATTACAAGGTTTTTCGGATGAATATCAGATCCTGTAATTTCTAAAGTTGCCGGAGCGCTGAGTTTGATTTTATATCCATCATATCCGGTGAACTCCTGGATCGTATTTATCCCATATTGCGGCCAGTAAACCTGTGTCATATTTTGGGCAATCTGCAATTGATTAATAATAGGCGCCATCACTTGCACAAAGTCAGGATTATCGGGTATTACAAAAGAAGATAACCCCTGCCAGCCTGCAGCCAGTTGGATGGTTTGTTTCCTTTTTATGGTAAGATTGACCTGATCAGCAATAAAACCTGAACAGTTTGCCATATTGAATGCTGAAATCGTCAGCACCACCGATCCATTTTCTTTATCCGCTGCGCCTGGGGTATAGGATGTGGAAAGTGTATTTAAACTGCTGAACTGGCCGTCACCCGATGTTTGCCAGAGTAAAGAACTGTAATGACTGGCCGTTGCAGTTCTTGTAAAAACAGCAGGTTCTGTGATGGTGGCGTCAACACCGGCATTTACCGTTGCTTCAGGAACAAATGTTATCTGGATGGTCTTTACTGCATTGGCGCCGCAACTGGAAGGAGCATAAGCTGTAAGCTTCAACTGAATGGGATTGCCGGAATAATCAATCACCGGCCCAGGCAAATAGGCCGGGTTGAGGGTGGTAGGATCATCAAATGCGCCATCTCCGGTTGTAGTCCATAACAGGGAAGTATAGCCCGATGCTGTTGCACTTAACGATAAAGCATTTTCGACACAAATCTGTTGTCCTGTTGGAGTAAGGATTTGAGCCTGCGTGCCGGTCACCAGCTGAACGGCAAGAATTGCCGAAACAGAACCGGTACAAGAGGTCAGTGCTGTTGCTGTCAGCGTAAGGTTTACGCCATTATTCGCCAGATCCTGACTTCCCGGGTAATAAATCGGGTTAAGAATGGAAGTATTACTGAAAGTTCCGTTCCCTGAAGTTGACCACGAGATTGTTCCATAATACTGGGCTGTAGCGTTCAGTTGAATTGGAAATCCCTTGCAGAAAACACTGATGTCGCCCGGATTGAGCCTGGGCAACGGATCGAGGATGATAGTGGTATTGCTGGTCGCCGGAAAAGTAATACAGGCGCCGTTCCCAAAAGCCTGAACCGTTACAATGGTACCGCCATTTAATTTATCATTGGGACCAGAATAATAAATCGGGTTGAGCAAAGCAGGATTGTTAAAACTCCCGTCACCCGCGGTGATCCATAAAATCGAACTGTAATTTGTGGCAACACTGTTCAGTTGTACGGCAACATTTTCGCATCGCTTTCTGCTTGACGGAGAGGTGACGGTTGGCGCAGTGTTTAATGTAACAAGCGTTGAACCGCAGGCAGTACCTGTACATCCTGAGAGTGAATTTAAACAGCAGGTTAAGGTAAAATATCCCAGGGCTAGATCAAAACTGCCGGGTACGTATTGTGTTGTGGGTGAAGTGGGGCTTGTAAATGTTCCGTCGCCATTGGTTGTCCATTGCAGGGTTGAATAATTTGAAGCAACTGCAGTTACGATCACCGGCTGTGTTCTGCACACCCCTAAATTTGCCGGTAAATTCACTGATGGCAGAGGTATAATAGTAACGCTCAGGTTATCGGATGCCGTTTGAGTACAAGGGCTAAGCGGCAATGAAGTGACGGTAAGCACAACGTTTCCATTTGTTTTATCGGATGGGCCGGGCGTATAGGTCGGATTTATCAACGAAGTATTGTTGAATGTCCCATCACCGCTGGACGACCACATTACACCCGAATTGTTAAATGGTGCCGAACTGACCGCTACAGTTTGGTTGGCACAAATGGTTGCATCGTTCCCTGCACTTACCCCGGGTGGCGTATTCACCGTTACAGAAACACTATGCTGGGAAGTATTTGTACCATCTGTAGCCGTTAAAAAATAGGTAGTATTGACTGTAGGAGTATGTGTAAACGTTTGTAGATTTGATGTAAGACCC includes the following:
- a CDS encoding tetratricopeptide repeat protein: MTFIRKIALILIIASPQLLWSQLNVEHFMNKGMRELVDEKYTEAIQTFNILIRARPDLSEPHILRGRAKLSLGDLKGAEFDFTRAIMLDSYNPEAYYYRGVVNSNLYDYHSALDDFRKSLERRPNNPNVLFSRGMTKIRMKDYAGAINDFDTLILFRPDIEQAYLNRAIAKGLNGDFDAAIKDCNQAIRMNIYFVDAFIRRGLFRKEAGQLDEAVLDFDQAIKLDEKNPLTYFYRGALLINKGDTAAALRDFDKVLKIDPFNDLTYYNRALIKASREDYRGALNDFDQVLKINPNNVFTWYNRAWVNTKLEDYDAAIRDFSGAIDLFPDFAAAYMGRASAKQELKDLKGANEDYELAMAIIDAVNDGDDFGSINEFYKADSTYLKRIIEFEADFNAFNPEDGRIQHQRVLIELRPNIMILYYDTKKLMADQQRTGYNYKPINTFRYNDETYSLGITPGNVNLNPRDAQRISNRVDSIMYFNPFDADNYFIKGTLNWMILNYSEALTAFDRVIELMPDYAEAFFNRANVRFEFIEHQYSLDQTDPTIILLMDGSTVTQTEREQEIPDFGPVLEDYNRVIELNPGMSFAYYNRGNIKNRMRDFDGAIKDYTIATALNPEFAEAFYNRALTLIYQKQNHEACFDLSKAGELGIPEAYNVIKRYCKD
- a CDS encoding radical SAM protein — protein: MYDKFRRKINYLRISVTDKCNLRCTYCMPAEGIKLLRHEDILNFDEIVELTKTAVALGVDKVRITGGEPLVRKGIIDLVRMIGEIEGIKDFAMTTNGTLLSKFANDLVKSGLQRVNISLDTLDPERYLQITRFGNIEDVFAGIEAAKVAGLLPIKINCVVKESSDEPDAIAIKEFCKKNDLKVRFIKEMNLETGNFSVVEGGDGGNCALCNRLRLTSDGKILPCLFSDLGYDVRELGAELALRLAIVDKPESGTVNHLKQFSNIGG
- a CDS encoding molybdopterin molybdotransferase MoeA — its product is MITFDEAFDIVINSAKGQTTERVTLENAVGRILAEDATADMDMPPFNKSAVDGYACKRSDIGEAMEVVEVIAAGRRPVNAISEGQCSQIMTGAMIPEGADTVIMVEDTEKADGNKIRFTGRKTSANICYTAEDIHAGQLVLKKGTLLRPQELAILATFGFAKPVVYKKPVVGVISTGDELVESDVNPAISQIRNSNSTQTIAQIITAGAEFRYFGIARDTEADTREKIGAALSNTDIVILTGGVSMGEFDYVPKVLQDLGITIRFKSIAVQPGRPTVFGVKEHKYIFGLPGNPVSSFVQFELLVKPLIHKLMGHDYQPSMITLPMGETYTRKKTTRKTLMPVYFKDGLVFPVEYHGSAHIHAFVAAQGILAIEIGKTTLLKGELVDVRQI
- the moaC gene encoding cyclic pyranopterin monophosphate synthase MoaC, which produces MENQLSHIDEAGKASMVDVAHKPDQVRTATATGFIRLAPETVELIRQNQMKKGDVLTIAEIAGIQGGKRTSELIPLCHPLAITKIDIKTELKKDGVAVTAFAKCTGKTGIEMEALTAVSIALLTIYDMCKAVDKQMVISDIRLIEKTKA